Proteins from a genomic interval of Cherax quadricarinatus isolate ZL_2023a unplaced genomic scaffold, ASM3850222v1 Contig789, whole genome shotgun sequence:
- the LOC138851496 gene encoding uncharacterized protein gives MTFLTKYKMKYIRVPSRKQTFRCSECLKDFSRKSHLIEHVRVHTKEKPYQCSECLKDFSRKSYLTRHMRVHAQEKPYQCSQCLKDFTQRSTLTTHMKVHTQGKLYQCSECLKDFAHKSYLTTHMRVHTQEKPYHCSECSKDFSRRSYLTTHMRVHTQEKPYQCSECLKDFSDKSYLTTHMRVHTQEKPYQCSECLKDFSLRSNLTTHMRVHTQEKPYQCSECLKGFSQRSHLIRHMRVHTQEKPYQCSECLKVFSQRSHLIVHMEVHTQEKPYQCSECLKDFSLRSNLTQHMRVHSQKKPYQCSECLKDFSRRSQLIRHTRVHTREKPYQCSECLKDFSHTSTLMRHMRVHSRENHISVQNRSNLTMAALVHEPGTPGPLLDTAPRSDPASSLDHSSDIPHASVPIAGAVSSPASGTEASTDSFDLSDLRSPLTMLPASPSTVRQFSNRRPVPRRTNSGPTPKRQRQLPADDTSPPSPSRSSQKRSTRPSLPFHAQFQTEQWTKFFTLRPTSSTAYLSDHSIGKALLRHVGKDISFHALKSDTRIITVQNATQARELSRLSHIDTVPVTLEKHHSLNSCSGTVILPHTIVQQNFQTCGTDILEQLELQDLPILKVDTYVLPARGRRRYPSNVARLTFDSRELPSSVYIAGHRLQVRKVIPTPQQCRNCWRFGHPAKYCRSIAECPVCGADNHSNTSCNRSPSCLNCHEAHPSYSRRCQVYLNEREIRYLKETEGLPYAMAVSHLRLQGRLPRVSYSRVSKRPPTSGIPSSTPTSVVTSPIITPVSNPFAVLGSDVPTSTPQSNLASSSSLLQASVSTRPRTTPLPNRPSTSQKSKKGPVTPPTHLPPPHFTLPVSVPSSSPLTGSVTSAEVHPPPRNVPSSPVPSQVSSSSATSQVPVSSIPCHASPVPSTLSPPPTLVQSNTVPIFTHPPPTIPNIVSHTTSLNSETLEAISEYIAETKPSMDTDPPSTLSLSSAPSAQLLSSQRTVPSLLEHFPLPPHVDFSNPSSP, from the exons ATGACTTTCCTAACAAAATATAAGATGAAATACATTAGAGTCCCTTCAAGGAAACAAACATTCAGGTGTTCTGAATGTCTAAAAGATTTTTCACGTAAATCACATCTAATAGAGCACGTGAGAGTTCATACAAAAGAAAAACCTTATCAGTGTTCTGAATGTCTAAAAGATTTTTCACGTAAATCATATCTAACAagacacatgagagttcatgcacaagaaaaaccatatcagtgctcTCAATGCCTAAAAGACTTTACACAGAGATCAACTCTGACAACACACATGAAAGTTCATACACAAGGAAAACTATATCAGTGTTCTGAATGTCTAAAAGATTTTGCACATAAATCATATCTAACAAcacacatgagagttcatacacaagaaaaaccatatcattGTTCTGAATGCTCAAAAGACTTTTCACGGAGATCATATCTAACAAcacacatgagagttcatacaCAAGAaaagccatatcagtgttctgaatGTCTGAAAGATTTTTCAGATAAATCATATCTAACAAcacacatgagagttcatacaCAAGAaaagccatatcagtgttctgaatGTTTAAAAGACTTTTCACTGAGATCAAATCTAACAAcacacatgagagttcatacacaagaaaaaccatatcagtgttctgagTGTCTAAAAGGTTTTTCACAAAGATCTCATCTAATACGGCACATGAGAGTTCATacacaagaaaaaccatatcagtgttctgaatGTCTGAAAGTTTTTTCACAAAGATCTCATCTAATAGTACATATGGAAGTTCATacacaagaaaaaccatatcagtgttctgaatGTCTAAAAGACTTTTCACTGAGATCGAATCTAACACAACACATGAGGGTTCATTCACAaaaaaaaccatatcagtgttcagaatgtctaaaAGATTTTTCACGAAGATCTCAATTAATACGACACACGAGAGTTCATACACGTgaaaaaccatatcaatgttctgaATGTCTAAAAGACTTTTCACATACATCAACCCTAATGcgacacatgagagttcattctcgggaaaaccatatcagtgttcagaat agaagtaacctaaccatggcagccctagtccatgaacctggtacccccgggccccttcttgataccgcaccccgttctgaccccgcctcgtctttggaccactcttcagacattcctcatgcctctgtacctattgccggtgctgtttcctcacccgcttcaggtactgaggcctcgactgactccttcgatttatcagaccttcgctctcctctgactatgcttccggcctctccctctacggtgcggcaattttcaaatcgccgacccgttccacgtcggaccaactctggtcccacgcctaaacgtcaacgacaattacctgctgatgatacttctccaccttcaccttctcgttcttctcagaaacgatcgacacgtccttcactacctttccacgctcagtttcagactgaacagtggactaaattcttcactttacgaccaacttcctctactgcctatctttctgaccatagtattggcaaggcacttctacgccatgttggtaaagatatttcttttcatgctcttaagagcgatacgcgcatcattaccgtacagaatgctacccaggctcgtgagctctctcgtctttcccatatagatactgttcctgtcacccttgaaaaacatcattccctcaattcttgtagtggtaccgtcattctgccccataccatagttcaacaaaatttccagacatgtggcaccgacattctagaacagctggaactccaagatctcccaatcctcaaggtagacacttacgttcttcctgcccgtgggcggagacgataccctagcaatgtggctcgtttaacttttgacagccgagaactcccatcctcagtttatatagcaggacatcggttacaagttcgaaaggtgatccctacaccacaacagtgtagaaattgctggcgatttggccatccagcgaaatattgcagatctatcgccgaatgcccagtctgtggtgccgataaccattctaatacgtcttgcaatcgatctccctcttgccttaactgtcatgaggctcacccttcgtactctcgccgttgtcaggtctatttaaacgagcgggaaatccgttacctcaaagagacagaaggtctcccttatgccatggcagtttctcatctccgcctccaagggagactcccacgtgtttcttattcccgtgtttcaaaacgtccccccacttctggtatcccatcttctacacccacctctgtggttacctctcccataatcactcctgtatctaatccttttgctgtcctcggctcagacgtccctacttcaacgcctcagtctaatctcgcttcttcgagttctctcttacaagcctcagtgtcgacgagacctcgtacgacacctcttcccaatcgtccctctacttctcaaaagtcaaaaaaaggtccggtaacacctcctacccatcttccacctcctcattttaccctccctgtctctgtccctagttcttcccctctcactggctcagttacaagtgcagaggttcaccctcctcctcgtaatgtaccttcctcccctgttccctcccaagtttcttcctcttctgccacctcccaggttcctgtctcttctatcccctgccacgcttctccagttccctccaccctttcgcccccccctaccttggtacagtccaatacagttccaatctttactcatcctccccctaccattcccaatattgtctcccatacgacatctctgaattccgaaacacttgaagcaatctctgaatatattgcagagaccaaaccatcaatggacactgatccaccttccactctttctctctcctctgctccatctgcgcaactcctttcttcacagcgcaccgttccttcgctgcttgaacattttccactgcctccgcatgtggacttttctaacccttctagtccgtag
- the LOC138851495 gene encoding tigger transposable element-derived protein 1-like: MASKLSCDKKKSRKPLTLSAKLEMIKLSEQGMSMTEIARKLGLARQTVSTVVNNKEKVLQEVKSATPVTTKVIRKRDNLIADMEKLLMVWIDDQTSHKVPLSRAIIQSKALSLFNSMKAERGEEAAEDKFSASRGWFNRFKERSQLHNIRVQGEAASADNLAAENYPLELAEIIECGGYTKQQIFNVDETALFWKKMPSRTFIAKEEKSMPGFKAAKDRLTLLLGANAAGDCKLKPMMIYHSENPRALKNYAKGSLPVYYKSNSKAWMTANLFISWFTDYFKPTVEAYCKEKKIPFNVLLVLDNAPAHPTALHGMYREINVAFIPANTTSLLQPMDQGVIAAFKSYYLRRTFIKAVNFLDSDKKPGPKQNKLKTFWKGFTILDGIKNIRDAWNEVKETTLKGVWKNLIPELMDDFEGFENPVGEVCVNVVDMARELELEVELTVSKQIALRKCIKQIHTYKSGMMM; the protein is encoded by the coding sequence ATGGCATCTAAGCTTAGTTGTGATAAAAAGAAGAGTCGTAAGCCTCttactttaagtgccaagttagaaatgattaaacttagtgaacaaggtatgtcaatgACTGAGATAGCACGTAAGCTTGGTTTGGCTCGTCAAACAGTTAGTACAGTTGTGAACAATAAGGAGAAAGTGTTGCAGGAAGTTAAAAGTGCTACACCAGTGACCACTAAAGTTATAAGAAAACGTGATAACCTTATTGCTGACATGGAAAAACTTTTAATGGTGTGGATTGATGATCAGACTAGTCACAAGGTGCCTTTAAGCAGAGCCATTATCCAGTCCAAAGCCCTAAGTCTCTTCAattctatgaaggctgagagaggggaggaagctGCTGAAGATAAATTCTCAGCTAGCAGAGGCTGGTTTAATAGGTTTAAGGAAAGAAGTCAACTTCACAACATCAGAGTGCAGGGTGAAGCTGCAAGTGCTGACAATTTAGCTGCAGAAAATTATCCACTTGAACTAGCCGAGATAATAGAATGTGGTGGATATACCAAGCAACAGATTTTTAATGTGGATGAGACTGCATTATTTTGGAAGAAGATGCCATCTAGGACATTTATTGCTAAGGAAGAGAAGTCAATGCCTGGCTTCAAAGCTGCAAAAGACAGGCTAACACTCTTGCTAGGAGCTAATGCAGCTGGTGACTGCAAGTTAAAACCTATGATGATTTATCACTCAGAGAATCCTAGGGCCCTAAAGAACTATGCAAAAGGCAGCCTCCCAGTTTATTATAAATCTAATTCGAAAGCTTGGATGACTGCCAATCTTTTCATAAGTTGGTTCACGGACTATTTTAAGCCTACAGTTGAGGCTTACTGCAAGGAAAAGAAAATTCCTTTTAATGTTTTACTTgttttagacaatgcccctgcCCACCCTACAGCTCTACATGGTATGTACAGGGAGATAAATGTTGCTTTTATACCTGCAAACACAACTTCATTACTGCAGCCGATGGACCAAGGTGTAATTGCAGCCTTTAAATCTTATTACCTAAGAAGAACTTTCATTAAGGCTGTAAATTTCCTAGACAGTGATAAAAAGCCTGGGCCTaaacaaaataaattaaaaacCTTTTGGAAAGGTTTCACAATTTTGGATGGCATTAAAAATATTAGAGATGCATGGAATGAAGTTAAAGAAACTACACTCAAAGGTGTTTGGAAGAATCTGATTCCTGAACTTATGGATGATTTTGAAGGTTTTGAGAATCCAGTGGGGGAAGTGTGTGTAAATGTTGTTGATATGGCAAGGGAATTAGAACTGGAAGTGGAGCTAACTGTAAGTAAACAAATAGCATTAAGAAAATGCATTAAACAAATACATACCTATAaaagtggaatgatgatgtaa